TTGTACTCCTCAGTTTTCTTGATACTCAAATTCGGGGGCTGGTGGCGCTTTGCGAGCAGGCGCCACAGGCCTTGTCATCCATTCAGGCAGCCACGGCGACCTTGCTCCAGTCGCCGATCTTCTGCAGCCAGCCCAGGCCGGACTCGGTGCCGTTGGCGGGCTTGTATTCGCAGCCGATCCAGCCGTCGTAGCCGATGCGATCCAGGTGTGCGAACAGGAAGGGGTAGTTGATCTCGCCGGTGCCGGGTTCGTTGCGACCGGGGTTGTCGGCCAGCTGGATGTGACCGATGCGGCCCAGCTGCTTTTGCATGGTGGCAGCCAGCTCGCCTTCCACGCGCTGGGCGTGGTAGATGTCGTACTGCACAAAGGCGTTGGGCGCACCCACTTCGTCCAGGATGGACAGGGCATCCTCGGTGCGGTTCAGGTAGAAGCCGGGGATGTCGAAGGGGTTGATGGGCTCGATGAGCAGGCGGATGTTGGCAGCGCTCAGGGCGGCGGCAGCAAAGCGCAGGTTTTCCACGAAAGTGCGGCGCACCACGGCAGCGTCGACACCGGCAGGAACCTTGCCGGCCAGGCAGTTGAGCTGGGGCACACCCAGGGCGTGGGCATAGGTCACGGCCTTGACCACGCCGGCGCGGAACTCGTCCACGCGCTTGGGGTCGCAGGCAATGCCGCGCTCGCCCGCATCCCAGTCGCCAGCGGGCAGGTTGTGCAGAACAATCTTCAGGCCGGTGGCGTCCAGGCGCTCCTTGATCTCTTCCACGGTATGAGCGTAGGGGAAGAGAAACTCCACGGCTTCAAAGCCTGCGTTTGCGGCACGCTCAAAACGCTCGAGGAAAGGCACCTCGGTGAACAACATGCTCAGGTTGGCTGCAAAACGGGGCATGATAAAAGTCTCCGGTAATCGTTAATGGTGGGGCTGGCGGACGCCAAGCAAGGGCCTGAGCCGGCCGCGCCGCCCCGCAGCGAAAGCGTCGTCCCCCTCCTGCAAAGGCAGGGGGGAGCGGCACAGCCGCTCAGGGGGAGTTTTCCTATCAGTCCAGCAGAGCCAGTGCGCTGGGCGCGTCGGCCTTTTCGGTCGCCAGGTCTTCGAACTCGACCACGTTGTCGATTTCGGCGCCCATGGAGATGTTGGTCACACGCTCCAGGATGCACTCGATCACCACAGGGGTCTTGTGCTCGGCCATCCAGGCTTCGGCCTGCTGCATGGCGGGGGCAAAGTCTTCGGCGCGATGAACGCGAATCGCCTTGCAACCCAGGCCTTCAACGACCTTAACATGGTCAACACCGTAGCCGCGGGTCGCATCACCCTCATCCATGTTGATATTGTCGAACGCCAATTGCACGCAATAGTCGATCGAGAAAGCGCGCTGTGCCTGACGGATCAGACCCAGATAGCTGTTGTTCACCAGCACGTGAACATAGGGCAGCTTGAACTGCGCGCCCACGGCCAGCTCTTCGATCATGAACTGGAAGTCGTAGTCGCCGGACAGCGCCACGATCTTGCGCTGGGGATCGGCCACGCGCACGCCCAGAGCGGCGGGAGTGGTCCAGCCCAGAGGACCGGCCTGGCCGCAGTTGATCCAGTTGCGGGGCTTGTACACGTGCAGGAACTGGGCACCGGCGATCTGCGACAGACCGATGGTGGACACATAGGTGGTGTCGCGGTCCAGCGTGTTGTTCATGCACTGGTAGACGCGCTGGGGCTTCATCGGCACGTTGTCGAAGTTGGTCTTGCGCAGATACTCGACGCTGTTCTTGCGACCCTGGCACTCGGCCACCCAGGCCTTGCGGCACTTGAGCTTGCCGGCTGCCTTCCACTCCTTGGCGACGGCAACGAATTGCTCCAGAGCCGCCTTGGCATCGGAGACGATGCCGTAGTCAGGCGCGAACACGCGGCCGATCTGCGTGGGCTCGATGTCCACGTGGATGAACTTGCGGCCCTTGGTGTAGACCTCGACCGAGCCGGTGTGACGGTTGGCCCAGCGGTTGCCGATGCCGAACACGAAGTCCGATGCCAGCATGTTGGCATTGCCGTAGCGGTGGCTGGTCTGCAGACCGCACATGCCGACCATCAGGGGGTGATCGTCGGGGATGGTGCCCCAGCCCATCAAGGTGGGGATCACGGGCACGTTCAGGATCTCGGCCAGCTCGACCATCAGATCGGAGGCATCGGCGTTGATCACACCGCCGCCGGAGACCAGCAAGGGACGCTCGGATTCGTTGAGCATCTCGATGGCCTTCTCGGCCTGCTTGCGCGAGGCAGCTGGCTTGTAGGCAGGCAGGGGCTCGTAGGTGTCGATGTCGAACTCGATCTCGGCCAGTTGCACGTCGATGGGCAGATCGATCAGCACGGGGCCGGGACGACCGGAGCGCATCAGGTGGAAAGCCTGCTGGAAGGCACGTGGCACCTGGGCAGGTTCCAGCACGGTAGTGGCCCACTTGGTCACGGGCTTGGCGATGGAGGCGATGTCCACGGCCTGGAAGTCTTCCTTGTGCAGACGCGAGCGAGGCGCCTGACCGGTAATGCACAGGATTGGAATGGAGTCGGCGCTGGCCGAGTACAGACCGGTGATCATGTCGGTGCCGGCAGGGCCGCTGGTGCCGATGCACACGCCGATGTTGCCAGCGACGGCACGGGTGTAGCCTTCAGCCATGTGGCTGGCGCCTTCCACGTGACGGGCCAGAATGTGACCGATTCCGCCGTGGTTCTTCATTGCAGCGTACAGCGGGTTGATGGCCGCGCCGGGCACACCAAACGTCACGGTTACACCTTCTTTTTCGAGCACCAGGACTGCGGCGTCGATTGCTTTCATTTTGGCCATGAGGGTCTCCTAAAAACTTGGTTGAACTTTAGTCAAGACCTTTGCTTGCTGGAAGCCGCCCTCAGACCATAAAATTTATTCCACCCAAGAATAAATAGGAGATGAACCCATGGACAGACTCGACGCGATGCACATGTTTGTGCGCGTGGTGGAGACCGGCAGTTTCACCAAGGTCGCCCAGGAATTCGCCACCACCCAGCCCACCGTGACCAAGCAGGTCGCGGCCATGGAGGCTCGCCTCAAGGTGCGTCTGCTCAACCGCAATACGCGCGGCGTGAGCCTGACCGAAGCCGGCGCGCTTTACTACGAAAAGTGCAAGATCATCGTCAGCGACGTGGCCGAGGCGGAGAACGTGGTCAAGGTGCGCCAGACCCAGGTCCAGGGTCAGCTGCGCATCGGCAGCTCGGTGGCCTTCGGACGCCGGGTACTCATTCCGCTGGCCATGGATTTCATGAAGCACAACCCGCAGGTACAGGTCGATCTGAGCTTCGAGGACCGCTACACCGATCTGGTGGCCAACGGCATCGACGTGGCGCTGCGCCTGGGCAAGCTGGCCGACTCCTCGCTGGGCGCGCGCATGCTGGGCGTCAACCCCTGGATGCTGGTGGCCTCCAACACCTATTTGCGCAAGCACGGCACGCCGCGCCGCCCCTCGGACCTCAAGGAGCATTCCACGCTGATCTACAGCAGCGTGCAGGGCAACGACATCTGGCGCCTGCGCAATGCCAGCGGCGAGCCGGTGTCGATTCCCGTCACCGGGCGGCTGCGCTCCAACAATCTCTCGGCCCTGCTGGCGGCGGCCCGCTCGCACATGGGCATTGC
This DNA window, taken from Comamonas testosteroni TK102, encodes the following:
- the hyi gene encoding hydroxypyruvate isomerase, with amino-acid sequence MPRFAANLSMLFTEVPFLERFERAANAGFEAVEFLFPYAHTVEEIKERLDATGLKIVLHNLPAGDWDAGERGIACDPKRVDEFRAGVVKAVTYAHALGVPQLNCLAGKVPAGVDAAVVRRTFVENLRFAAAALSAANIRLLIEPINPFDIPGFYLNRTEDALSILDEVGAPNAFVQYDIYHAQRVEGELAATMQKQLGRIGHIQLADNPGRNEPGTGEINYPFLFAHLDRIGYDGWIGCEYKPANGTESGLGWLQKIGDWSKVAVAA
- the gcl gene encoding glyoxylate carboligase; this encodes MAKMKAIDAAVLVLEKEGVTVTFGVPGAAINPLYAAMKNHGGIGHILARHVEGASHMAEGYTRAVAGNIGVCIGTSGPAGTDMITGLYSASADSIPILCITGQAPRSRLHKEDFQAVDIASIAKPVTKWATTVLEPAQVPRAFQQAFHLMRSGRPGPVLIDLPIDVQLAEIEFDIDTYEPLPAYKPAASRKQAEKAIEMLNESERPLLVSGGGVINADASDLMVELAEILNVPVIPTLMGWGTIPDDHPLMVGMCGLQTSHRYGNANMLASDFVFGIGNRWANRHTGSVEVYTKGRKFIHVDIEPTQIGRVFAPDYGIVSDAKAALEQFVAVAKEWKAAGKLKCRKAWVAECQGRKNSVEYLRKTNFDNVPMKPQRVYQCMNNTLDRDTTYVSTIGLSQIAGAQFLHVYKPRNWINCGQAGPLGWTTPAALGVRVADPQRKIVALSGDYDFQFMIEELAVGAQFKLPYVHVLVNNSYLGLIRQAQRAFSIDYCVQLAFDNINMDEGDATRGYGVDHVKVVEGLGCKAIRVHRAEDFAPAMQQAEAWMAEHKTPVVIECILERVTNISMGAEIDNVVEFEDLATEKADAPSALALLD
- a CDS encoding LysR family transcriptional regulator, which codes for MDRLDAMHMFVRVVETGSFTKVAQEFATTQPTVTKQVAAMEARLKVRLLNRNTRGVSLTEAGALYYEKCKIIVSDVAEAENVVKVRQTQVQGQLRIGSSVAFGRRVLIPLAMDFMKHNPQVQVDLSFEDRYTDLVANGIDVALRLGKLADSSLGARMLGVNPWMLVASNTYLRKHGTPRRPSDLKEHSTLIYSSVQGNDIWRLRNASGEPVSIPVTGRLRSNNLSALLAAARSHMGIAALPRYVAQDSLKDGRVVEVLKTCRLPEQEIHAVYPSPRLVPQKVQSFIAFLQGKFDDAWWEDLPRGG